GCTGCACCTGGCCCTGCGCCCGTTCCAGGTGAACCCCCCGGCCCAGTTCCTGAACACCCCGGGCGGGACGGCGCGCGTGGGCCGCCTGGAGTACCGGGGCTGCGCGGTCCGCGTCGGCGGGCGGCTGGTGGCGCGCAGCCTCACGCGGCCGGACGCCGTCGGCGCAGCCGCGTTCGGCACGGGCGAGATCACCGACTTCCTGCGCCAGGGCCGGGTCCCGCCGATGCCGGTGGCGGAGGATCCCTTCGAGGCGGCCTCCGGGGCCCAGGCGTTTGACATGACGCTGGGACCGGGGGAGCAGCGCGAGGTGACCCTGCTGCTGCCTTCGCCGGACGCCCGGGCCGGTTCGGAATCGGAGGTGGCGCAGCCGGGCCCGGAAGTGGACCGCGAGTTCGAGGCCGCGCGGAGGGCGTGGCGGGAACGGCTCGATCGCGTGGGGGTGGCGCTCCCCAGGTCCGCCGAAGGCGTGGCGCGCTCGCTGCGTGCGCAGCTGGCGTACATCCTGGTGAGCCGCTCCGGCCCGGCGCTGCAGCCGGGCACGCGCTCCTACGCGCGCAGTTGGATTCGCGACGGTTCCATGATGTGCTCGGCGCTGCTGCGGCTGGGCCACCCGGAGGCGGTGAAGGCCTTCCTGGAGTGGTTCGCGGGGTACCTTTACAACAACGGCAAGGTGCCGTGTTGCGTGGACGCCCGCGGCTCCGACCCGGTCCCGGAGAACGACAGCGGCGGCGAGTTCCTGTACCTGGTGGCCGAGTACTACCGCTACACCGGCGACCGGGCCACGGTGGAGCGATTGTGGCCGCGGGTGACCGCGGCGGTGGGCTACATGGACGATCTGCGCGCGCAGCGGCGCACCGCGGAGTACCGCGCGCCCGGCAAGGAGCCCTACTTCGGGCTGCTCCCGGAGTCCATCAGCCACGAGGGCTACTCCGCGCAGCCGATGCACTCCTACTGGGACGACTTCTGGGCGCTGCGCGGCTACAAGGACGCCGCCTGGCTGGCGGGGGCGCTGGGACACGCCGCCCAGGGCCGCAAGTTCGCTTCGGCGCGGGACCAATTCCAGGCCGACCTGGCGGCCTCCGTCCGTGCCGCCATGAAGAGCAAGGGCATCGACTACGTGCCCGGCTGCGCGGAACTGGGGGATTTTGACGCCACCTCGACCACCGTGGCGCTGGAGCCGGCCCAGGCCGGCGCGATCCTGCCTCCGGGAGCGCTGCGCCGCACCTTCGAGCGCTACGACGAGTTCTTCCTCGGCCGCACCGGTGGGAAGCCGTGGGATGCGTACACCCCGTACGAGACGCGCGTGATCGGATCCTACGTGCGCCTGGGCTGGCGGGAGAAGCTGCCGCGGGTGCTGGAGTTCTTCCTGGGGGCGCGCAAGCCCGCGGGCTGGGCGCAATGGCCGGAAGTGGTGTGGCGGGAGGACCGGGTGCCGAAGTTCCTGGGGGACCTGCCGCACACCTGGGTGGGCTCCGACTTCGCGCGCTCGGTGCTCGACATGCTGGCCTACGTGCGCGAGAGCGACTCCGCGCTGGTGGTGGGCGCCGGTCTGCCGCGCGAGTGGATGACCCAGGACTCCGGCGTGAGCGTGCGCGGCCTGCGCACCCCGTTCGGCCCGCTGAGCTACCGGATGTGGGTGGAGCAGGGGGCGCTGAGGGTGGAGGTGGCGGCGGGGCTCCGGCTGCCCCCGGGAGGGCTGGTGGTCGCGGGTCCCACGGGCGAGAGCCCGGGGCCGCGGGCCTGGACTGGCGTGGCCGCTTCCGCCGTCACCGCGGAGGGTCCGGTGGTGCGCCGGCTGCCGGCCTCGCTGCGCGCGACGTGGTAGGGCCGACGCGCCCGCGAATTCCAGAAGGCGCGGCGCGGACGCGTCCGCTCCCGCCTCAGCGCCCCAGGTTCTCCCCGTTGGACCGGATCACCTCGCGGTAGAATTCCCCGCTGGCCTTGGGGGTGCGCTCCTGGGTCTCGAAATCCACGTGCGTCAGCCCGAAGCGCATCGAATACCCGCAGCTCCACTCGTAGTTGTCGAGCAGCGACCACGCGAAGTAACCCCGCAGATCCACCCCCAGCCGGATGGCCTCGAGCGCGGCGCGCAGGTGGCGGCGCAGGTATTCCACCCGCCGCGGATCCTCCACGCGCGAGCCCTCCGCCCGGGCGGGGTCCGGGAAGGCGGCGCCGTTCTCGGTGACATAGAGCGGGATGTCGCCGTAGAGCTCCTTCACGCGGCACAGGCAGCGGGTGAGGGCCCCGGGCGCCACCTCCCAGTCCATCGCGGTGTACTCGCGCTCCGGGAAGCGCACCGTGGAGGAGCGCACCGGCGCTCCGGCGTCGTCGTGGCGGGTGACGCCGCGGGTGTAGTAGTTGATCCCCAGGAAGTCCAGCGGTTGCCGGATGAGCCGGAAGTCGGCCTCCGGAGGCGCCTGCCATCCGGGGGCATAGGCCTCCACCAGCGCGGCGGGGTAGCGGCCCAGCAGCGCGGCGTCGAGGTACTGGCGGTTCATGTACTCGTCCGCTCGCAGGGTCGCGGCCCGGTCGGCGGGGGAGTCGCTGTGCGGCTCCTTGGGCTCGAGGTTCACCACCAGGCCGATCCGGTTGCGACCCACGGCCCGGTAGGCCTGCACCGCGGCGCCGTGGGCGCGCATGAGGTTGTGCGCCGCCCGTCCGGCCTCGCCGCGGTCCGCGTGCCCCGGCGCGTGCACCCCGAAGAGGTAGCCGGCGTCCACCACCACCCACGGCTCGTTCAGCGTGGCCCACATCGGCACGCGGTCGTCGAGCGCCTCGAACGCCACCCGCGCATAGTCCGCGAACCAGTGCGCGGAGTCCGGGTTGGGCCAGCCGCCCAGGTCGTCCAGCGCGGCCGGCAGGTCCCAGTGGTACAGCGTGACCAGCGGCTGGATCCCGTTCGAGAGCAGCAGGTCCACCAGGCGGTCATAGAAGCCCAGCCCGGCACGGTTGACCCGGCCGCGGCCCCCGGGCAGCACGCGGCTCCACGAGATGCTGAAGCGGTACGCGGCGAGGCCCAGCTCCTTCATCCGGCGCACGTCGTCGGCGTAGCGGCGATAGTGGTCGCAGGCCACGTCGCCGGTCTGGTTCTCGTGGGTGCGTCCGGGGGTGTGGGAGAAGCGGTGCCAGATGCTGGGACCGGCGCCGTCGGCCAGGGGTGAGCCTTCCACCTGGTAGGCGGACGTCGCTGCGCCCCACAGGAAGCCGTCGGGAAAGCGGGTCGGTCCCAGGTCGGGCATGGGTCTTTCGGGGTTGGAGGCGGTTCGCGCGGGCCCCGGAACGGTCGGGGTCCGTTCGCAATCATCGAAGCCATAACAGATTCGGGAATCGGAGTCCATCGCGGGTGTGGCCCGGCGCAACCTCGGGCGCAACCCCGGGCGCAACCCCGGGACTGTTGCATGCGTCCCACCTTGTGAGACACTTCTATCATCCGGAGAACCGCCCATCGTGCCCGGCGCAGTGCCGCCGCGCCGGAGATTCGGGGGATCGCATGGCCGTGCTTCCAGGGGAACGCCTCGCTCACTACGAGTTGCTGGAGACGCTCGGTGCCGGCGGCATGGGAGAAGTGTGGCGCGCCCTGGACACCCGCCTGGGGCGCGAGGTGGCACTCAAGGTCCTTCCCGAGCACCTGGCGCGCGACCCGGGCCGGCTGGCGAGATTCCGGCGCGAGGCCCGCGCGGTGGCCGCGCTGAACCACCCCAACATCGTGACCATCCACTCGGTGGAAGAGCAGGACGGGGTGCACTTTCTGACCCTCGAGCTGTTGCCGGGCACCACGCTGGCCCGGTGCATCCCGCGCGCCGGGATGCACCTCGAGTTGTTCCTGCAGCTGGCCGTGCCGCTCTCGGGCGCGGTGGGCGCGGCCCACGAGCGCGGAATCCTGCACCGGGACCTCAAGCCCGCCAACATCATGGTCACCGGCGACGGACGCGTGAAGGTGCTCGATTTCGGCCTGGCCCGCCCGCGGGATGCCGCCGGCGGGGAACCGTTGCTGCCCGCGCCGGAGCCCGCCGGCGACAGCTCGCTTTCGGGCACGCTGGCGTACATGTCCCCGGAACAGATCCGCGGGGAGGCGCTGGACCACCGCTCGGACATCTTCTCCCTCGGCGTGGTGCTCTACGAAATGGCGGCGGGGCGCCGGCCCTTCCCGGGCGAGTCTTTCGAGGAACTCGCCGCGGGGATTCTGAACGAGCGGCCGGTGCCGCTTTCGGCGCTCCGGCCGGACCTGCCCGTGGAACTGTCGCTGCTGGTGGGGCGCTGTCTGGAGAAGGAGCCGCAGCGGCGCACGCAGTCCGCGCTGGACCTCCGGCTGGCCCTCGAGGACGTGCTCCGCGGGCTGCAGGCGCCGCGGCCCGGGGGCGTGCCCACGGTGGCGGTGCTGCCCTTCGCCGACCTGAGCCGCGAGCGCGACCAGGGTTACTTCTGCGAGGGGGTGGCCGAGGAGATCCTCAATTCGCTGGCGCGCGTGCAGGGACTCCAGGTGGCCTCGCGGATGTCCTCGTTCCGGCTGCACGGCACGCTCCTGGACAGCCGCGAGATCGGGCAGCGGCTGGGCGTGCGCCACCTGCTGGAGGGCAGCGTGCGCAAGGAGGGCTCGCGGCTGCGCATCGCCGTGCAGCTGACGGACGCCGAGGGGGGCTTCAGCGAGTGGTCGGAGCGCTACGACCGCGAGCTCCACGACGTGTTCGCCATCCAGGACGAGATCGCGCGCAGCGTGGTGCGTGAGCTGGAGGTGACGCTGAGCCCCGGGGAGCGCCACGCCATCGGCAGGCAGGCCACCACTCACGTGCAGGCCTACGACTACTACCTCCGGGGACGGAAGTTCTTCTACCACTACGGAAGGCGCGACATCGAGTTCGCCCTGCAGCTGTTCACCCGGGCCATCGAGCTGGATCCCGCGTTCGCGCTGGCCCACGCGGGGGCGGCGGACTGCTGGGCGTACCTGTACTTCTACGCCGAGCGCACCGAGGCCAACCGGCGGGAGGCGGACGCGGCCAGCCGGCGCGCCCTGGAACTGGCCCCGGAGCTGGCGCAGGCGCATGCCTCGCGCGGCGTGGCGCTGTCCCTGGCGGGCGGGGACGCCGGGGCCGAGGAGGCCTTCGAGACCGCGATCCGCATGGATCCGCGCCTGTTCGAGGCGCGTTACTTCTACGCCCGTCACTGCTTCGTGCGCGGGCAGCTGGAGAAGTCGGCCCGGCTCTTCGAGGATGCGGCGGTGGTGCGGCCGGAGGACTTTCAGTCGCTGCTGCTGGTGGGCCAGGTGTACGACGCGCTGGGCCTCCCCGAGGACGCGGCCCGGGTGCGCCGCAGCGGGGTGGCCGTGGTGGAGGAGCACCTGGGGCATCACCCGGACGACGCCCGGGCGCTGTACATGGGCGCCAACGGGCTGGTGTGCCTGGGCCGCCGGGAGCAGGGCCTGCGCTGGCTGGAGCGCGCCATGGGGCTGGAGCCGCTGGAGTCCATGAGCCTCTACAACGCCGGCTGCATCCGTTCCATGGCGGGGCAGGTGGAGGAGGCCATCGCCTGCCTGGAGCAGGCCGTGGACGCGGGGCTGGCGCAGCGGGGCTGGTTCGACCACGACTCCAACCTGGATCCGCTCCGGGAGCACCCCCGCTTCAAGGCGCTGATGGACCGCATTCCCGCCGCCGCGCCGGCCTGATCGGCGCCCGGAACCACGCGCGGATAACGCGACGCCCCGCGGGGTGTGGGACCCCGCGGGGCGCGCTGCTCGAACCAGGTCCCCGGTGGAACCCGGCCGAAAGTCCTACTTGTACTGACGCTTCAGGTTGCCCCAGGTCTTCGACGAGACCGGCGTGGTGCCGGCGCCGTAGAACTCGATCCGCGACCAGGTCACGCGGAAGCGGGCGTCGGTGTTGCCGCAGTCGGCGTACGCCTTCACCGCGCCGCCCACACGACCGTCGTTCAGCATGCCCCACAGACCGTAGGGGGGGTCCTCAGCCGGGTTGGCCATGTCGAAGGCCAGCGGGCCGGAGGAGTGACGCACACCAGCCACCCAGATCACGTACTCGACCGTGGCCGGGTCGCCGGCGGTGAGGCTGTGCGGGAGATAGATCATCTCCATGCGCACCATCTGGCCCTTGGCGTAGGTGAGGCCGCCGTGGGCGGGGATGGTGAACGACCAGAACGGGAGACGGCCGCCGAAGATGGCGATCTCACCCGTGCGGGTGTTCAGCATGAACTCACCGTCGCCGTCCTTCGACCACCACGGCGAGATGCGCATGTAGGCTTCGCCGTCGCCGGTGCCTTCGCACACCACGTCGGCGGCGAAACGGAACTGGGAGTTGTTGTCGAACGCCGCCCAGGTGGCGCCGCCGTCCTCGGAGAAGGACCAGTTATGCAGGTTCGCGAAGCCGCATCCAGAGAGCCCCTCGTCGCTGATGACGATCATGGACGGGTAGCTGTTGATGGACGAAGCCGTCGACAGCGGGCTGTCGTTCCAGATCTTGAGCTTGATGAGCGCGCCATTCGGGCTGGGCGTGGCTGCCAGGGCCGCCGAGGCACAGACGGCGACGAGCAGGAACGCCGCGAGGACCTTGTAGCTGTTCCGCATGGTGAGGGTTCCTCCTTCGGAAGGTTGACAGGGTGACGACGCGTTACGGATCCGACGAGGTGAATCCAAATCTGTGACCCAAGGAGATTCTAACCACCGGGACCTTGATTCGCAAGATATTTTCTTGGCGTATCTCTATGAAACACAATGACTTGTTTCATTTTCATGATCGGTTACATGCCCACTGGGCGGCCGCGGGTGTAGTTGCTGAAAACGCTTACATTTACGCTCAGCACGGACCCCGCGGAATGACGGACTTCGCCGTCCTGGACCGGCGACGCCCCCGATTCAGGACCGAGGGAGCTCTGGCCGCCGGGGAGCAAGGGCCGCAACGAGTTGGGCGTCGCATTCTCATCGGTCTTTGACGCGTTATTGCGCGGGTGCTAGTCTTCCGCCTTCACCCACGGTTGGGTAAGGCCCCGCGCGGCGCCTCCGGGCTCCGCGGCCGCTGCGTCGTCCTCCCTCGGAGGTGCCCCGTGAATCGATGGATCCTGCGTACACTGCCGGCCGTCCTGCTCCTGGTACTCGTCGCGGTGGGGGCGCTGGCGCAGTCCAGCAAGCTCGACCCCCGCGCGCGCATCGCGCTCTCGCAGCTTCGCGCGGGCAGCCCCGCCGGCGCGGTGCGCGCGGCGGGAGCCGCGGTGGACATCAGCGGCGACCTGGACGTGTTCGTCACCGGCACCGTGACGCGCGCGCAGCTCGAGTCCTTCGGCGCGCGTGTGCGCACCGTGGTGCCGGGCGTGATGACGGCCTTCCTGCCGGTCTCCGCGGTGGACGCCATCGCCGCGCTGCCGGAGGTGACCGGCATCCACGGCGCCGCGCCGGTGGAGCTGGAACTGGACAGCAGCGTGCCCGCGACCAACGCGAGCGCGCTGCGCGGCGCCGGCCCGGCCTTCACCGGGCTCAACGGCGCGGGCGTGGTGGTGGGCGACGTGGACACCGGGATTGACTACAAGCACGGCGCCTTCAAGGACGCCGCGGGCCTGACCCGCATCGTCGGGCTGTGGGATCAGACCGACGCCGTGGGGCCAAACCCGGGCGCCTACCCGTACGGCTCCGAGTGGACCCCGGCCAGCATCAACGCCGGCACCGCGCGCGAGAAGGACACCGGCGGCCACGGCACGCACGTGATGGGCATCGCCGCCGGCGACGGCAGCCAGACCGGTGGCTCGGTCGCCGCGTACACCTACACCGGCATGGCGCCGATGGCCGACATCGTGATGGTCAAGAGCGACCTCACCACCACGCACATCCTCGACGGCGTGGCCTACGTGTTCGGCGTGGCCACGGCGCTGGGCCGGAACTCGGTGTGCAACCTGTCGCTGGGCTCGCACTACGGCCCGCATGACGGCACCAGCCCCTTCGAGGCCGGCCTCTCGGCGCTCACCGGGGCGGGACGCGTGATCATCAAGTCCGCGGGCAACGAGCGCGGCCAGAGCCGGCACGCGGAGGTCCAGGCCGCCGGCGCGGGCACGCCCATGACCTTCCTGGTCTCGGGCTCGGCGAACGGGCGCCAGCTGGCCTTCGACGGCTACTACGAGGCCACCGAGGCCATCAACCTCACCGTCACCACGCCCAACGGGACGGTGATCGGCCCGATCGCGCTGGGTGCGGCGGACTCGGCCTATCCCGGCGTGACCACCACCAGCGGGCGCGTGTACGTGGAGAACGGCCTGTCGGTCACCTCCACCGGCGCCCGCGAAGTGTACGTGGAGCTCACGGCGCTGAACTCCGGCGCCAGCCCGGGGAGCATGAACGGCACCTGGACGCTCACCTTCATCCCGGTCTCCCTGGGGCCCGCCAACGGCCAGGTGGACCTGTGGCGCTTCTACAACAGCACTTCGCTGGCGGGCAACTTCGTCGTCGGGATGAGCGAGCAGAAGCTGGTCTCCGAGCCGGGCAACGCGACCGACCTGATCACCACCGCCGCGTGGGTGAGCCGGCGCTACTGGACGGACTGCGGCGGGCGCAACGTCGGCTACACCGGTGCGCTCAACCCGGGCAACCTGGCCTCGTTCTCCAGCCCCGGCCCCACCCGCGACGGCCGGCAGAAGCCCGACATCGCCGCGCCGGGCACGGCCATCGGCTCCACGCGCTCGTTCGACATCAGCTTCACCTGCGGGGCCAGCGCGACCACCTACCTCTTCGACAACAGCAACCACGTGATCAACCAGGGCACCTCGATGGCCGCCCCGCACACCACCGGCGCGACGGCGCTGCTGATGCAGAAGTACGGCGCGGTCACGCCCGCGTTCGTGCGGACCTTCCTGGCCGGCCGCGCGATCGTGGACGGCTTCACCGGCGCCACGTGGAACAAGGACTGGGGCTACGGCAAGCTGTGGCTGGGAGACCTGGTGGACCCGGCGGTCACGGTCACCGCGCCCGACGGGGGCGAGCTGTACTTCATGGGCAGCCTCGCGAACCTCACCTGGAACGCCACCGACAACGTGGGCGTGACCACCGTGGACCTGCTGGTGTCCCGGGACAACGGCGCCACCTTCGCGGCGGTGGCCTCCGGCGTGCCCAACA
The genomic region above belongs to Candidatus Eisenbacteria bacterium and contains:
- a CDS encoding beta-glucosidase, with the translated sequence MPDLGPTRFPDGFLWGAATSAYQVEGSPLADGAGPSIWHRFSHTPGRTHENQTGDVACDHYRRYADDVRRMKELGLAAYRFSISWSRVLPGGRGRVNRAGLGFYDRLVDLLLSNGIQPLVTLYHWDLPAALDDLGGWPNPDSAHWFADYARVAFEALDDRVPMWATLNEPWVVVDAGYLFGVHAPGHADRGEAGRAAHNLMRAHGAAVQAYRAVGRNRIGLVVNLEPKEPHSDSPADRAATLRADEYMNRQYLDAALLGRYPAALVEAYAPGWQAPPEADFRLIRQPLDFLGINYYTRGVTRHDDAGAPVRSSTVRFPEREYTAMDWEVAPGALTRCLCRVKELYGDIPLYVTENGAAFPDPARAEGSRVEDPRRVEYLRRHLRAALEAIRLGVDLRGYFAWSLLDNYEWSCGYSMRFGLTHVDFETQERTPKASGEFYREVIRSNGENLGR
- a CDS encoding discoidin domain-containing protein — its product is MSWMRRCAMLAGAALALVSGPVRGAGAVLDPFEDLSAWSAHPADGVELAIRPDTGVQGRCMRLDFRFVKGGGYAIARRALALELPGNYAFSFRVRGACGPQTLEFKLVDSTGANVWWSTRRDFAFPSGWDSVVIRKRHIQFAWGPAGGGEIRHVASLEIVVTAGSGGAGSVWVDELNLRPLPPPDTSPVAPVAVASSSAPECETTRALDGDSLSFWSSRRDDPAPWLMLDLGSPREYGGLVFDWVQGRQVAGYTVEASDDTVTWRTLWSVRGGNRAREYVYAPECESRYVRVRAEASPALRGMGIREIRVQPPAWSATRETFFQNLAQEAPRGMYPRGMSGQQSFWTVLGPDGGPRTCLLGEDGAVEYAKSSASIEPFLTVDGRLLTWKDMRAEQWLQDGDLPMPTVRWPAKDISLTVSGFAAEAGDSVSGLRRDADLKGAVFVRYLVRNSGLGRHRITLHLALRPFQVNPPAQFLNTPGGTARVGRLEYRGCAVRVGGRLVARSLTRPDAVGAAAFGTGEITDFLRQGRVPPMPVAEDPFEAASGAQAFDMTLGPGEQREVTLLLPSPDARAGSESEVAQPGPEVDREFEAARRAWRERLDRVGVALPRSAEGVARSLRAQLAYILVSRSGPALQPGTRSYARSWIRDGSMMCSALLRLGHPEAVKAFLEWFAGYLYNNGKVPCCVDARGSDPVPENDSGGEFLYLVAEYYRYTGDRATVERLWPRVTAAVGYMDDLRAQRRTAEYRAPGKEPYFGLLPESISHEGYSAQPMHSYWDDFWALRGYKDAAWLAGALGHAAQGRKFASARDQFQADLAASVRAAMKSKGIDYVPGCAELGDFDATSTTVALEPAQAGAILPPGALRRTFERYDEFFLGRTGGKPWDAYTPYETRVIGSYVRLGWREKLPRVLEFFLGARKPAGWAQWPEVVWREDRVPKFLGDLPHTWVGSDFARSVLDMLAYVRESDSALVVGAGLPREWMTQDSGVSVRGLRTPFGPLSYRMWVEQGALRVEVAAGLRLPPGGLVVAGPTGESPGPRAWTGVAASAVTAEGPVVRRLPASLRATW
- a CDS encoding protein kinase encodes the protein MAVLPGERLAHYELLETLGAGGMGEVWRALDTRLGREVALKVLPEHLARDPGRLARFRREARAVAALNHPNIVTIHSVEEQDGVHFLTLELLPGTTLARCIPRAGMHLELFLQLAVPLSGAVGAAHERGILHRDLKPANIMVTGDGRVKVLDFGLARPRDAAGGEPLLPAPEPAGDSSLSGTLAYMSPEQIRGEALDHRSDIFSLGVVLYEMAAGRRPFPGESFEELAAGILNERPVPLSALRPDLPVELSLLVGRCLEKEPQRRTQSALDLRLALEDVLRGLQAPRPGGVPTVAVLPFADLSRERDQGYFCEGVAEEILNSLARVQGLQVASRMSSFRLHGTLLDSREIGQRLGVRHLLEGSVRKEGSRLRIAVQLTDAEGGFSEWSERYDRELHDVFAIQDEIARSVVRELEVTLSPGERHAIGRQATTHVQAYDYYLRGRKFFYHYGRRDIEFALQLFTRAIELDPAFALAHAGAADCWAYLYFYAERTEANRREADAASRRALELAPELAQAHASRGVALSLAGGDAGAEEAFETAIRMDPRLFEARYFYARHCFVRGQLEKSARLFEDAAVVRPEDFQSLLLVGQVYDALGLPEDAARVRRSGVAVVEEHLGHHPDDARALYMGANGLVCLGRREQGLRWLERAMGLEPLESMSLYNAGCIRSMAGQVEEAIACLEQAVDAGLAQRGWFDHDSNLDPLREHPRFKALMDRIPAAAPA
- a CDS encoding S8 family serine peptidase, whose protein sequence is MNRWILRTLPAVLLLVLVAVGALAQSSKLDPRARIALSQLRAGSPAGAVRAAGAAVDISGDLDVFVTGTVTRAQLESFGARVRTVVPGVMTAFLPVSAVDAIAALPEVTGIHGAAPVELELDSSVPATNASALRGAGPAFTGLNGAGVVVGDVDTGIDYKHGAFKDAAGLTRIVGLWDQTDAVGPNPGAYPYGSEWTPASINAGTAREKDTGGHGTHVMGIAAGDGSQTGGSVAAYTYTGMAPMADIVMVKSDLTTTHILDGVAYVFGVATALGRNSVCNLSLGSHYGPHDGTSPFEAGLSALTGAGRVIIKSAGNERGQSRHAEVQAAGAGTPMTFLVSGSANGRQLAFDGYYEATEAINLTVTTPNGTVIGPIALGAADSAYPGVTTTSGRVYVENGLSVTSTGAREVYVELTALNSGASPGSMNGTWTLTFIPVSLGPANGQVDLWRFYNSTSLAGNFVVGMSEQKLVSEPGNATDLITTAAWVSRRYWTDCGGRNVGYTGALNPGNLASFSSPGPTRDGRQKPDIAAPGTAIGSTRSFDISFTCGASATTYLFDNSNHVINQGTSMAAPHTTGATALLMQKYGAVTPAFVRTFLAGRAIVDGFTGATWNKDWGYGKLWLGDLVDPAVTVTAPDGGELYFMGSLANLTWNATDNVGVTTVDLLVSRDNGATFAAVASGVPNTGVHSWTIAGPPSLQCLLKVVAHDAAANTGSDVSDNVFMIVDPATPVLMSTLSAEPLAEGVAIHWQLNAPRMLREVALERAAGAQGPFARVQAVSSGAEGPVTVLDRTAQAGSTYWYRVSALEGAGRAVTLGPIRVTAGVPVTRFELGRAIPNPSRGAVRVDYALPRAAQVTLAVMDVQGREVARLVDGSRGAGRHQAAWNGETRSGRAPAGMYFLRLQAGEVRLSQRMVLSR